The window ATTCAGTTTTAAGTAACCGGAAGTCTTTGTCTCTAATATAATTATTAGTCACTGCTCTTTGTATTCAACAGATACATAGGATAAGGAACATATTCCAATTTACAGAAAAGAAAGGTGAGATATAAAGAgtctaagtgatttgcccaaagtcacccagaaAGAGGCAATTAggagagtgctggatttgaaataaGGGGGCCTGATTTGAGTCCTAGATCTGCCATTTACTATAGGTGTGACTTCCTAGTTACTGTCCTTCTGACTCTGTTATATAATGAGACTAGACTaatattccttccaactctaaatctatgatcttaaatGAATAATAGAATTGTAACTGATAATCTGATCCTCTTAGCCTGAATTCTTTCTACTTTatggctttaaaatttttttatgtaaattttacatgcataacctatatcagacttcTTGTTGCCTtgggcagggaggaaggaaagaaatgaaagagaaaaaaaatttggaattcaaaatcttttatttatttgttttttaaaataataataactttttatttttccaaatacattcatatcttgttttcaacattcactcttgcaaaaccttgtgttccaaatttttctccctcctttctcctgccccctcccctagacaaacaagtaatccaatataggttaaacatgtgcaattcttctaaacatatttatcatttatcatgttgcacaagaaaaatcagatcaaaaaggaaaaaagaaaaagaaaaaaacaggtaagcaaataaataacaacaataaaaaaggtaaaaataccatGTCATAatacacattcagtcctcatagacctctctctagatacagatggctctctccattacaagtctattgtgTCTATCAGAACTAATCtttgcataatcttcttgttgccatgtatcatgttcttcttatttcacttagcaccatTTCACGTGTCTCCCCAACCTTTCTGAAAAGAGCCTGCCCATCAttgggaattcaaaatcttacaaaaataaatgctgaaaaccatcttaattccttccttctttgtaatTCCagtgtaactggaaaaataaaatactgttgaaaaatattatttttaaaatgtgggggTAAGCTGAGGAATTAATTTTGTAAAACAATCAAGCCTTTAACTTATCTTTGATAAATCTAGTGAGAATGTATAAGTATAGGTAATGCCAAGGGTGAAAGTTAGTCTTAAAGAGGTTAAAAGTCAGAAACCCTGGGTACGAATCCCCACACTATTTTTTATCAATGTGACCTTAGTTATTTAAGTCACTCCATCTCTCTGAGTTTCCATTCCTTAATTTATAAGATTAAGAGACTACTTGgtctcttaataataataattatatatatatatatatatatatatatatatatatatataaagaccaTAACTTGGTCaagttatgattttatgattttccaGTTGATTCCCTTATAATTAAACCAACAGAAACATCCTGGCAGGAGACCACGAGATGGTGCTAGAGAGTCATATCATTGATATGACCCTTGAAGTCACCTTAATCATaaacaaatatttcctaatgatctGCTGAGGGGAGGACCTTGGGCTGGACACTGTGAGGGAAGGCCGAGGGGTACAATAGCCCGCCCTGTAGAATTGAAACCCCCCCCAAGAAATTCGGAAGAATTGGTTATCTAAGAAGaactgcacacatttaacatatattggattgtttgccatctaggggaaggagaagaatacCTTTGGTGCTCACgttcctgcccccaaggagctcactatctaattttttttgtggggggagcACAAAAGCAgataggaagaggaggaagtagGGGAGATGAGGGAGCCCAAGGGTACTTTGGCCCGAGATACCCCTAGTTTGTTGAAACTGAAACCAGGGAGAGAAGCACCTGCAGAATGAGTGAGGGAAGGCTGGGAGGAGTTTAGTTCTCTGCCCTCCCGTCCAAGGCGGGAGGAGGCTCTGAGGGAGCTGGGTGTCGGTCAGGGCTTGGTTTAGCAGCCAATGATGAGATTAGAGGTGAAGGGCTCGGTCTGGATGGGGCGTGTTGTTCAGCGGAGCTGAAACCAGGCAGAGCCGCAGACACAGAGAAGGAATCCTCCTCCCAAGAGCCTCGGACCATCCAGACAAGGCGGGCATCTAGCTCCCACTGGAAGGTCTCCAATTCAGTGACCTCacttccttcccacccccatgCCAGACCCATTCCATTGTTGAACAGTTTTCATTACTAAGTAGTTTTTCTTTATGTTGAGCTGAAATCTGCTTCTTTGTAACCGTTTTTCCCATAGGCTtgtagatttaaaactggaagggaccttagaagctaTCTAGCCCAACtactcctattttacaaatgaggcaactgaggcacacagaggttaagttatttgcccaagatcactcagcGTCAGAGGCAGGATTCGAACCCAGAGTCTCTCACTTTCATGGAGAGGGCTCTTCTCAATATACTTCCCTGCTTCCTTTCTACCTGTCatttctagttatttttattacataatgatacctcttaacttctctgagccttgaTTTCCCAATCTGTGAAATGCTGAGTATAAACTTTCCTACCCCAACTTTTCCCAGCCCTGGAAGTGCAGGGAGGGAGAGACTGGGAAGAGGGAGGTCTGGACAGTGGCCCAAGGCCCCCTCAGCATTCTCGTAGAACTTCGGATAAAGGAGAAGAAGTATGCACCTAATGACAGGAGCATGGTGAAAGAACTTTGAAACTTctgaaataaaatcattaaagagCTAATGAATATGGGGGCAGCAgtatggcacagtgggtagagcatcgccctggagtcaggaggatctgagttcaatgcTACCTCTGACACtgaatacttactagctgtataaccctgagcaagccacttagcctgaaacagagagagagagagagagagagagagagagagagagagagagaaacagagacagagagagacagaaagagagagagacagagagacagagacagagagaggagagagaaacatctttttcatcctttctcctcttccctctttcctctacctttccttttcttcttctacctcctttttccccctctcccctctctccttttcttttaccttctctcttcttcttcctcccccttctttttctatcttcccttttcttcttccccttccttttctctttctctctatccttttctgcttttacctccctctctttttcctcttccctttctttctctatccttccttttcttcctcccccttcttttccccttctctctctatccttttttgcttttacctttctctcttcttcctcctccctccttctttctctatccttccttttctttctctacctcctttcccccttttcctctctatcctcttctgctttttccttttttctctccttcctcttcccttcctctttacttttcttcccttctcactcctcttctttgatttccttgtcttgctcatcttcttccttcttccctcttccctctactcttttcctctcttcctctcactgTCCCCTGACTCCTCCCTTATCCGGTCCCCCAGGCTTCCTCTCAGCTCTAGCCCCCTCCTTAAacattttcctctcctccctctcctgtCAGTTTCTGAACTAGTTCAACTAGCTACAGCCCTAGCTCCCTGACACCTaggctccctcttctcccctcccatcTCAGGCTTTCTCCAGAGTGGGAGGGGAGCATCTGGACAGGGGGGCATTCCCCCCcaatcttccttccccttctcaatTCGATGGAGTGGCCTCTACCCCAGATGACCTGGGTGGGATTCCTCATCGGGTTCTTGGGTGAGTCTGGTCTCTTCCCTTGGAGTGAGAGAACATAGGGATGGTGGATGAGAAGGGAATATTTGGGAAAGACCCCCTAGAAGTTTCTGAGGACATTCAGACCCTCAGTAGTTCCTTTTATtatttggggtggggtgggggactGACAaggcctggggggaggggaaaaaagagctcCTGATGTCTAAATTCTCAAGGTCATTGAAGAGAAACTTTTGTGGTATAGGGTGATCCCCATTGAAGTCTGGGTGTGTATATGCGGGAATCTGAAGGGACAACTTGAGAAGAGTAGGGCAGGAAATGGAGGGAGGTCCTGATGTGGGAGACTGTTTATTCCAGGAGAAAACAACCAAGGCTTGAACCTCTGGACCCTTGCCTGGCTTCCAGGGAGATGTGATCAGAGTACTATCCCTTACTTTCCTATTCTGCAAAATGGTCTGGGGTTTCCATGGGCAGTGCAATGAGTTCTAATTCAGACCATGGAACGGAACCCAGAATTCTTGGACCCTGTGGCCTTGTGACTCGAGGGCAATGCCCAGTTTAGCTTCCACTTCCATCAGTGTGATCAAATGGGGTGACTCCTGATTCTATGCCCAGTTCACTACCATCCCCCAGCCTCTTTCCTAATGTGGGTCCAACTATTCCAGAATCTTACCCCTTCTAAGACCAAGGGAAAAAATCCCTAGTCTGAGGTCAGAGATCCTAGGTCCAGATAGCTTTTCTGTTTTCAGTCATAACTGTCATTGTGAGTCACAAGGGAGATCTCTAGTTTGGGGGTGAGATGACCTGCTTTCAAATTCAGGATCTGCTGCTTTCAATCTGTGGAAGTTGACTAGTAATTTAATgtctctggttctcagtttcttcattaaaatgcaaaatgatgtggtaagactagatgatctcaaaggtctgTTCCTGCTCTAATCAATGATTTTATGACATCCCATTCCCTCTTTCTTGTCTTTGCTATTCACTCACTGTCCTCCCTAACTCCTGAATTAATCATCTCTCTGATTTACTATTTAACAGGTTCTTTATTCTGTCAAGCCAGTATGAGTGGGAGGGGCAGGaatttcttttagaaagaaaattttatatcctttttttttggtcttttccccaatgtttctttcccccccccccccccccccatctctttcTACTCCCATCAAATTCTCCCTTGGAACAAAGAAATACCAGGGGTTGACAGAAGTCTCAGCACTAACCAGAAATCTCTTGCTGACTCCTTCACATGCTGAAGCCATGAACCAAGATTGTAGGCAACAATTTCAAATCCTATCCACTCTCCCTCTACAAGGTCTCTTGCACCTGGCCTCTTTCTACTTTCACTACAACACTCCTActttattccttccttatctttcccTTAGACTAGCAGTAAAAGCCTCCCAATAGGTCTATCCGtttcccctctctcccacccACCCAATTAGAGTGGGCAATTTGTCTACAGCAGGGTTCTGTCACTCGCCCCTTCACTTAAAACCCAGCTAGGTTGTATAATGCATGGaaatgctgggtctggaatcagaaagacctgcatttaaatctggtctcagacacttgtgatcctgggcaagtcattaaccctgtttgcctcagtttcctttatctgtaaagtgtcctgaagaaggaaatgacaaatgacaaatccacgaagtcatgaagagtcggatatgactgaaaaacaactgaacaaaacaacttaaGATTTTCCTTTTCAGGTAGTATTTTTTGCCTGTCTCCCTTTGCAGAAATGACTCCTTACCCAGAATGGACAGGTCAATATCAGTGTCAGGTCAGAGAATCCAGGTATCTGCTTCCAAAGAATAGGAGCAAACCTATGGCCATGGGGACTGAGCATTCACATGGGAAACgtgggaaggaagaatggaatggAGATTCCAAGTTGTTTTCTCTGTCTATCAATCCCAGCTTAACTAAATAGACAAaacatgtattatttattatatgccaggtattatATTGAATGCTGGAGATGTAAACAAAACAAGGACAGTttttactctcaaggagtttccattctaataagctagaaaaagtaataattgccagcatttatatagtgctttaaagttagAAAAGTGCTTTACTTGTAttgtttcatttgcttttctcaaataaccctgggaagtaggtgctattattatattttagatattatttagATAATCTATTAGATATTATTATGtctattttcagatgaggaaactgagacagagaagttaagggatttgcctaagatcacacactTAGCATGGGTGTAAAGGCagatagtatttgaactcagatctttttgactacAGGTAAAACTCTACCCACTATGCAATCTTGTTGCTGAAGCCTCAATTCACTTTAGAgattctacaattttttttttcccaattaggcACTTCCAGAACCAGACTCTAGATTAATTATAACACACCTGCAACATACACACAGAAACTCACATCCgaacatacatatgtatgagAGATGTAGACATACAGTCATGTGGATTCAGCACAGCGTACATATGCATCCATAGCCACACAAATACCCACCTTCTCACATACTCTGTGGCCAAACATACACTTGTTCGTGCACACATCTGCTCTCTCCTCCActtcactcactcacacacacacacacacacacacacacacacactgctctTGTAAAAGGAGTCTGAAGGAAACATTTAAACCTTTCCCCAAGAGAACAGCTGCACAAACCATTCCCAGCAAGATTTCCGCTTAAATATCAGCAGAAGAGGGAAATCCAATGGAAACTCAAGCTGTTCTCTTTCCTGCTATTGTCCAGGCATTTGCTCCCCATTCCTGGCCCTCATATCCCATCCCCAGGCTCCTCTCTGTCCTCGGGGAACTGACCTATTTTTAACTGTAGTGCTGGCAGGACCCTATGTGTCCCCTCTGATTTCGTTCTCCTCCCCAGCACTTAGACTGGAGAGCTCTGGAGTTTCCTTTTATGGTCTCTCTCTCCTGGAAAGCAAGGCTCACAAGTCCTGTGAGTGCGTGTGTCTATGCTGTGCTTTGCAAATGTGCGTTTGTGACTACTACAGTATACAtgttgatcaatcaatcaataagcgtttattaaacactatgGACCAGACACTGTGGTAAGTGCTAGGGATTCAAGGAAAGGtgaaacagtccctaccctcaaggagcttacattcgaATGGAGGAGACGAGAAAATGAATAGGGACAAATAAAATccaaatagaataaatgaaagataGAAAAGCGGGGAGAGGTGAACAGATGTGGCAGGGAGAAGATGACATttaagatgaattaaaaaaaaaaaaaacagggattcTAAAATGTGAAGTTACAGAAGGGGGCATTGCAAGCATAGGGGGAAGCCAGCAAAAAAAGCACAGAGAAGAGATGGAGTCCAGTGTGCAAGGAATATAACGTATGTAAATTTGTGTCTGAACACAGGAGCTAACGTATGCAAACACCTCCatccttgtgtgtgtgtgctcgcctctgtgtctgtctgtatgcAAAGAGTTCTGtatgtttttatttgaaaaagagacctCAAGAGGGGAATGTATTCTGGGCTTTGATATTGGACAGTAATACACAGTCCAGAAAGGAGACCAGAAAAACTGAGCAATTAGTTCTGGAGGAGGATAGAGGAGAAAGAGATCTGAGTATGCTGGGTCTTAAAGGACAAGCTTTGGAAAGTTTGAGGAGGGCAGAGAGGCCATTATAGTGAGAGCCAAGATATTGGAAGGATGTATGAATATCTATAGAGGAGACAGTGAGGAGACAGAGGGTCCACATTAAGAAAGGGGGCAGGTAAGTTTGGACAAAGGAGTGCCTCCATGGGCACGTAGTGGATAACATGCCTGTGTCCCTCtgttaagaagaagaagaaggaggaggaggaagaggagcaggaagaggaggaggaagaaaaggaggaggagaaagaggaggaagaggaggaggaataagaggaagaagaagaggaggaataagaggaggaggaagaggaggaataagaggaacaggaggaggaggaataagaggaggaggaggaggaggaggagaagaaggagaaaatttatataatgctttaaagtttgcaagacactttacaaatattatctcatcagtttggcaattgttaaagctgtaaagttacccatgcatataacctgtaaataaaaggctattaaataaaaacaaacaaacaaaaaaaaaaaacaaatattatctcatcttatcttcacaacaacactgaCAGGCAgatgattttattatttcccgttgacagatgaggaaactcaggcagtcataggttaagtgacttaaccagggtcacacaggtagtaagtgttaaggacaagatttgaactcaggttttcctgattccaggtcctgggctctattcattgcatcacCAAGCTGCCTAGATCATAATAGATATCATTATCAACAACCACTTATAGAGTAAAGAGCCCTGTATTCTGAGTATTGGGACACACAGAGATGAATAAGATAGGGTCCTTTTCCTTAACATGCATCAGGTCTAGCCAAGGAAACCCATATCAATGATCAAGTGTTATGTGGATTTTCTAGGAGGTCCGAGAAGGGAAAATAAGTCATTCTGGGCTGGATAGAGTCAGgaaggaaatagaatttgaatcagACCTTGAACTTTACAAGGATACACTGAGACCTCAGGGTCATTGGTCCATCTATGCATTTATCACACCCCCTCCCATATTTTAGGTCTCTCTATCTTACCAAATATTAACAgacctccccctttcctccttcttctgcaGGTTCCTGTGCCGAGGCCTTTCTGATCCATAACCCTGGGCTGGATGCCTGCCTCCAGGTGGACCCCCAGGGTGGGGAGCAGATCTCCCTGGTCACTTGCCACCTTGACGCTGAGCCCCAGCAGTGGGGCTGGGACCCAGTCAGTCGAGCCCTTTTTAGTCTGCATGTCCCCGGGTGCCTTGCCATAGGGGAGGCTCGGGAGTTTGCTGTGGCCCAACTGAGCCACTGTGGGGGCCCCCTGCACCAGACCTGGGGCTGCTCCCGCAAGGGTCACTTGAGCCTGCAGGGCCTCGGTCTCCACCTCCACGGACGGCTTAATACCCAGGAGATCTTTGTTCTCCGTCGGAAGGACAAGTTCAGTCGTTGGAAGGCGGTGCCCGGAATGGCCAATGTCTGCTCTGAGACCCCGGGGCCAGGGGTTGGGGACCAGCGTCCTGACCAGGAGCCCATCACAGCCAGAGGTGAGAGCTGGGATAAGTAAGGGCTGCCTCACAGACATGCTCTTGGACATGTGGTGAGGTGGCAAGCACATGCTTCCAGGTGGGACGTAAGAGAACAGGAATTTCACTGTTTGCCAAGCAGGTTGCTAagggctgggaatacaaaaggACAAAAGCCAATTCCTGATCTCAGGGCTGTCACAGCCTAATAGGGAAGATGACATGTAGACAACTATATATGAACAAAGATTTCTTCAAGAttaatgggagggaggcagcagAAGAAAACACTGGAATTAAAGGGGAtcgggaaaggcttcctgtgCATGTGGGATTTgatttgggacttgaaggaagccagaaaaatcAAGctatgaggagagagagaatcccAAACATCCGAGCTTTGTCTCTGTCCCTAACCATCCGAATGACCTTGGGCATACCGAGTCCTCACTCGCTTGGACCCTCAGctatttcctctgtaaaataaaataggaatacttACACTATTCACTCCATAGAGAGCATTCTATAAAAGTAAAGAATTATTTGATTTATGGGAGTGGGTCTGGCTCTCTGCAAGAAGGGAGCAGGGTAGCTGATTATATTGTGTGATCTGAAGGACACTAGGAAACTTCCCTACTCTCCAATAAACCTTCAACCAGCTGTTACTATGCTTTGAAATTCtaattcttcatttctctgtGTCTTGGGGCACTTTGCTGTTCCAGAGCTCCTCATTTAAATGTGGTTATCTCTGAAATGaagaacactttttaaaaattgatatattttgcttttatatccccTCTAATTCTCAAATTCCGtgatttctttccaaatttttcctcctcccttcagTACCTGAAATTattccttgtaacaaaaaataagggaaaaaaaaaaaacagctcaaCAAAACTATTTCATTTATAATCTGAAACAAATAGTATATATGTAATCTAGTTCCCCATCTtctgaaaggaagggagggaattatATTTTCTCAGATCTTTTCCAGGGCCAAACTTCTTGACATGAAATTTATAAAGtatgaagttttcattttggcagaatggataaagcactggacctgccctcaggaaaacctgagttctaatcccacCTCAGAAACATACAAACTCAGTGACATAACTTCTCTgaccctcatctataaaatgggagttatAATATCACTTagctcacagggttgttgtgaaggccaaatgtaattttttaaatagatggaCCATTGAATATAAGCATGGGTGATTCGCATGTAGGTTGCATATATAGATAGATCTGGAATGCTCTTCCCCACTTTTACGTTGTGAAGAACTGGAGGCAGTCATGAATGGGCAAGCATGACTTTCTTACTCTATCTTCAAGAGGGGTGTTGTGCTAAAATtagatcaaaataaataataaaatatcatctGACATTTGCGATCCAgaggacatgcaagtgaattgcctttttttttgggggggggggtggtgggggagggaaggtgtTCAGGATAAAAACCATTTTCTCCAGTCACTCTCAGGTATGAGAGAGAGTAGTTCTGCCCCAGACCTGGAGAATAACAGTTAGCTTAACCTCAGCCAGTTTAATTTCCCTCCCACAAAACTGTTATCAGCCCAGATGTAGTCATGAAGAGTGAGCGATAgttaatcaaagaaaataaaaccataacCAGAAGAGTTTTTCAGATTGGTTTGGTGCTAGAATACACATGTGGGGGGCTCCATAATCCAGAAGCAAAGTGAAAACTTGGTTCTACCAAACAAGAAAATGACCTCACCAAAGCTTATTCTTAACAGTGTTGGAGGTGGGAGGTGGTGCAGGTGTGGGAATCAAGGACATATTGAGGTATCAGCATCTCTCCCCATACTTCTGGCTCTGCGTTGGGGGAAAAGTTCATGCCTTCTCCTGtctcccttctcatctttctccatttctcttctctggagACTGGACCCATGACACTGACATGTGGATGATGATGGGCTTTATGAACCTCAGCCCAAGGTAGCAGTGGAGAAGGAAATTCTAGATTCCTAGTGGATCAGTTTTGGGATAAGGAGCAGGTAGAGATAGAATCTGATGAAAAGGTGCTGATTCCTTGGAACATGTACCCTTCAAGGTTTAGAAGCCTGGGTATGAGCAATACAAAGGGTCTAGTACAACTCACTCACTCCACTTCctgcatgaaaaaaaaagagcactttAGTATATCCAGTCAACCAAAAAGCATTTGCTGAATGTTTGCTATGTTCCAGGCGCAGTGCTAAGTGATGGGGACACAACGAAAGCAAAAATGTATCACCTAGACTCAGGGAGCTTCTGTTATGATTCaggaaacaacatgaaaataactagcTACATATAACATAGACAAAATAGATGGAAGGTGAcctcagaggaaaggcactagcagCTGATAGTGATGAGGTTCAGCAGAAATGATGATGGAGTTTGGTAGCAATTCCCGTTTCAAAATTCGAGGCACAAGGCTCAAGGCACAGAATTCCCAGTGGCTTTTTCTTTGCCTAAAGgtacctttatttaaaaaaaaaaaaaaagaggttccagacaaaataaagaggtaaaatagacaccaagagtggcaaatatgaaatagatttggaacAGCTTATAGTTAGCCATAAaaagggttttaacaattaacaatgaaaaaagacaatttcctagtggaactcacaattaaccaggagaaagggaatacaccATGAAGTGAGATTATGCTATTGACttgcaggctaaatccatagaggaattTAGAACCTTAAAAGAGTTGATTAGTTATAATAAGAAGAAAGACAGCTTATGGCTAGCAAGAAAAAgggtttttaacaattaacaagggaaaagacaaattccTAGACAATTAACCCGGAGAAAGGGAATATACCATGAAATAAGATTATGCCATTGActagcaggctaaatccatagagttTAGCACCTTAAAAATGTTGGTTAGCTATAATGAGGAAAAAGACACCATGAGatgtgggggaggaggagagagaaaagacactATGAGGCAGAATGTCAGAAGCAGactaacccaaaagggattcagcaaagatgtcATGGACATAAATTATAGGGGAAAGTTAACTTCAGGGGTTTGACACATCaaaacttggctttctgattggatacagtaaggtgAGGTTTCCAAAAGACCTCTATAGGGGTGGGGCTTTAAGGCAGAACTGATCCCCATCTGTGCCCTTCCCTGTTTGCTTTAGGTagtattataatcttatcaggacttcagactttctctgccaaccccacctagttACCCTAGGACTTCATCAAAAGACTGGGAAAGGTCTCCTGCAgatggctggatttgaactgagtcttgaaggaaactaagggaTAGAGGTCagaaggaagagcattccaggaagTGCTGGCAGCAAAATTTCCAAGCAATCTGGGAACGAGAAAGCCATGGCACTGGCAAGTCATCTTTGAACAGAATTTTCCCTTGGAGAGGGGACACTTCAGGGACACCCCAGCCCTCTGGAGACAGGGATCTGGCTAATTCTGGAAGGGAGAAATTTCTCTCCAAACATTGTAGCTGATCTCTGATTGTATAAGAGCTGAATAAAGTGGTGTGGTTCATCACTGCATTCCCAGTGCCCAGCTTTTTTTGGACAGTTCAAATCTATGGCTTAATCAGTATAGGAAAGTCCTGAAGTACAAAGTCTCTTATTGATGAGATGAGTAATTCATAGCCTTAGCCAGAGTATGGGATGCCTTTAAATGGTAAGGTTGCAACCTTGCATTTTAATCTATGGCAATAGAAAGCCAAAAAAGATCTTTGAGCAGGGAATTAACATGGTCATCCCTAGGTTTTAGGAGAATTTTTAGCAATATTGTGTAGGATGGATTTGAAAGGGAAGACTGGAGGCTGAGAGAATAGTGATCAGAAGCTATTACCATAGTCCAGGCAAGAGGCAATATAAATAAGTGACGAGACAGAAGGGGACCTGCACAAAATGTTTAGTGGAAGTTTGAATGAACTCTGAAATCTGATTGAATGTGAAAAAGTTAGTAATAACTAAGGTTTTGAATCTGGATTGgatatgaagaagaaattagtaaTAACTAACGTTTTGAGTTATGGAAGCTGGGAAGAgggatggttttctttttttttttttttttttttttttttgggagagtAAAGAGGTTGAATTCAAtcttggatatgttgaatttgggTGTCCCCGGGGGACATTTGCAAAGAAGTAATCTTTGAATCCATGGGAGAAGGTGAGATCTCAAAATAAGATGAATGGGAAAATgagctggggtggggggaagattGGTGGGGGGTACCTACCACCATTATAAAGGTACCGGGAAGAGCAGAGCCCCAAAGGAAACCTAAAATTCCCTGCAAGAGGTGTTTTGGATTCTGTGATTCTACATGTCTATGGGAATAAAGTGATAATTTCCATTGCTCACACCGGTCTTCTTCCCCAGCTGAAACCACTGTTTCTCTGGCGCGAAATGAGGAGGATCTGTCTTCGTGGGACTCTGTAGGAACAGCCAACGTCACTCCCACTAGCAACTTCACCCATACACCTTCCCCAACCTG of the Sarcophilus harrisii chromosome 1, mSarHar1.11, whole genome shotgun sequence genome contains:
- the LOC111719362 gene encoding uncharacterized protein LOC111719362 isoform X2, encoding MEWPLPQMTWVGFLIGFLGSCAEAFLIHNPGLDACLQVDPQGGEQISLVTCHLDAEPQQWGWDPVSRALFSLHVPGCLAIGEAREFAVAQLSHCGGPLHQTWGCSRKGHLSLQGLGLHLHGRLNTQEIFVLRRKDKFSRWKAVPGMANVCSETPGPGVGDQRPDQEPITARAETTVSLARNEEDLSSWDSVGTANVTPTSNFTHTPSPTWVEGALVAEKGANWKTAMMVLSPLAVVLGVTILILNICYNRKKKKKALENYSQSGPRATLLPKGELSLGQGGPGTPDLPISFAPALQHGEILIEWKDGSITPLFVSPSSE
- the LOC111719362 gene encoding uncharacterized protein LOC111719362 isoform X1; the protein is MEWPLPQMTWVGFLIGFLGSCAEAFLIHNPGLDACLQVDPQGGEQISLVTCHLDAEPQQWGWDPVSRALFSLHVPGCLAIGEAREFAVAQLSHCGGPLHQTWGCSRKGHLSLQGLGLHLHGRLNTQEIFVLRRKDKFSRWKAVPGMANVCSETPGPGVGDQRPDQEPITARAETTVSLARNEEDLSSWDSVGTANVTPTSNFTHTPSPTWVEGALVAEKGEFLFPQPIHNLDWANWKTAMMVLSPLAVVLGVTILILNICYNRKKKKKALENYSQSGPRATLLPKGELSLGQGGPGTPDLPISFAPALQHGEILIEWKDGSITPLFVSPSSE